One Pseudonocardia sediminis DNA window includes the following coding sequences:
- a CDS encoding alpha/beta fold hydrolase, which translates to MSTRPYTSVWNDLNQVEFSQGFLQAGPYRTRYLHAGDTSKPVLLFLHGITGHAEAYVRNLAAHAEHFSVWAIDFIGHGYSSKPDHPLEIPHYIDQLNHVLDTLGVQKANFSGESLGGWVTARFAQQHPARVEKIVLNTMGGTMANPKVMERLYTLSMEAAKDPSWERVKARLEWLMADPTMVTDDLIRTRQAIFQQPDWLKACESNMALQDLETRKRNMISDDDLRAIQAEALVIWTTKDPSGPVDEGERIASLIPNGRLAVMDECGHWPQYEDTPTFNRIHLDFLLGRGGER; encoded by the coding sequence ATGAGCACCCGCCCGTATACCAGTGTCTGGAACGACCTCAACCAGGTCGAGTTCAGCCAGGGCTTCCTGCAGGCCGGCCCCTACCGCACCCGCTACCTGCACGCCGGTGACACGTCGAAGCCGGTGCTGCTGTTCCTGCACGGCATCACCGGCCACGCCGAGGCCTACGTCCGCAACCTCGCCGCGCACGCCGAGCACTTCTCGGTGTGGGCGATCGACTTCATCGGGCACGGCTACTCCAGCAAGCCCGACCACCCGCTGGAGATCCCGCACTACATCGACCAGCTCAACCATGTCCTGGACACCCTCGGCGTGCAGAAGGCGAACTTCTCCGGGGAGTCGCTCGGCGGCTGGGTCACCGCGCGGTTTGCCCAGCAGCACCCCGCGCGCGTCGAGAAGATCGTGCTGAACACGATGGGCGGCACCATGGCCAACCCGAAGGTCATGGAGCGCCTCTACACGCTGTCGATGGAGGCGGCCAAGGACCCGTCCTGGGAGCGGGTCAAGGCCCGCCTGGAGTGGCTGATGGCCGACCCGACCATGGTCACCGACGACCTGATCCGCACCCGGCAGGCGATCTTCCAGCAGCCCGACTGGCTCAAGGCGTGCGAGTCGAACATGGCCCTCCAAGACCTCGAGACCCGCAAGCGGAACATGATCAGCGACGACGACCTGCGCGCAATCCAGGCCGAGGCGCTGGTGATCTGGACGACGAAGGACCCGTCCGGCCCGGTCGACGAGGGCGAGCGGATCGCGTCGCTGATCCCGAACGGGCGCCTCGCGGTGATGGACGAGTGCGGGCACTGGCCGCAGTACGAGGACACCCCGACGTTCAACCGGATCCACCTGGACTTCCTGCTCGGCCGCGGCGGCGAGCGC